In Laspinema palackyanum D2c, a single window of DNA contains:
- a CDS encoding DUF4359 domain-containing protein — MKKINAIAAVTGTVLVGLGVAMAVTNPGPESYHDYASQRLMEYAQENACDRLPIAKGACVSAIGSVQSDIEDIIRRNTQRQNFLLWSVYKTDLSLPLPLIPAYQFETVGAFQSFYTYEYKKQ; from the coding sequence ATGAAGAAAATAAATGCGATCGCGGCGGTCACGGGTACAGTATTAGTTGGGCTGGGGGTAGCAATGGCGGTGACCAACCCGGGTCCGGAGTCTTATCATGACTATGCCAGTCAACGACTGATGGAGTATGCCCAAGAAAATGCCTGTGATAGATTACCCATTGCTAAAGGGGCCTGTGTTTCAGCCATTGGATCCGTCCAGAGTGACATCGAGGACATCATCCGCCGCAACACTCAGCGACAAAACTTTCTGTTGTGGAGCGTTTATAAAACTGACCTGTCTTTGCCCCTGCCCTTAATTCCCGCTTATCAGTTTGAAACCGTAGGGGCCTTCCAAAGCTTCTACACCTACGAATATAAAAAACAGTAG